One part of the uncultured Bacteroides sp. genome encodes these proteins:
- a CDS encoding MFS transporter has protein sequence MRNTKNIYAKLIPVMFCFFAMGFVDLVGIATNYVKADLSLTDTEANIFPSMVFFWFLIFSVPTGMLMNRIGRKKTVLLSLVVTVLALIVPVISHSYAGMLISFSLLGIGNTLMQVSLNPLISNIVSGERLASSLTLGQFVKAIASFVAPILAAWGAIQFSYWRILFPIFTVIAIIAIVVLSSTSIEEKKIEGKSSSFGECFALLGDKLILLSFLGIMCHVGIDVGTNVTAPKILIERLGMELADAGYATSVYFLFRTIGCLSGAFILAKVSGKMFFAISVIMLALGMGGLYFVDTKITIYACVALIGFGNSNVFSIIFSQALLHKPSKQNEVSGLMIMGLFGGTIFPLVMGIVSDIMLAQIGAVLVMTIGVAYLLLLTRNIKF, from the coding sequence ATGAGAAATACAAAAAATATATATGCTAAGCTTATCCCAGTGATGTTCTGTTTCTTCGCAATGGGATTTGTAGACCTTGTAGGCATTGCCACTAATTATGTAAAAGCAGATTTAAGTCTCACTGACACGGAGGCAAATATATTTCCTTCAATGGTATTTTTCTGGTTCTTGATATTTTCAGTGCCAACAGGTATGCTGATGAACCGTATAGGAAGAAAAAAAACAGTATTACTGAGTCTTGTTGTTACAGTTCTTGCATTAATTGTGCCTGTTATCAGCCATTCATATGCAGGTATGCTGATTTCTTTTTCATTATTAGGGATCGGCAACACATTGATGCAGGTATCTCTCAATCCACTTATTTCCAACATTGTAAGTGGAGAAAGATTAGCTAGTTCTTTAACATTAGGGCAGTTTGTAAAAGCCATAGCCTCATTTGTAGCGCCAATTCTTGCAGCTTGGGGTGCAATACAATTTTCTTATTGGCGAATTCTATTCCCTATCTTTACCGTTATTGCAATTATTGCTATTGTTGTTCTTAGCTCTACCTCTATTGAAGAAAAAAAGATTGAAGGTAAAAGTTCCAGTTTTGGCGAATGCTTCGCTTTATTGGGCGATAAACTTATTCTATTGTCATTCCTTGGTATTATGTGCCATGTGGGTATTGATGTAGGAACAAATGTAACTGCTCCAAAAATTCTGATTGAACGTTTGGGTATGGAATTGGCTGATGCAGGATATGCTACCAGTGTTTATTTCCTTTTCCGTACCATAGGATGTCTATCAGGAGCTTTTATTTTGGCTAAAGTATCCGGAAAGATGTTTTTCGCAATAAGTGTTATCATGTTGGCTCTTGGTATGGGTGGTCTCTATTTTGTAGATACAAAAATAACTATTTACGCTTGCGTAGCATTGATTGGTTTCGGGAATTCCAATGTCTTTTCCATTATCTTCTCCCAGGCATTGCTGCACAAGCCAAGCAAACAGAACGAAGTATCCGGACTGATGATTATGGGATTGTTTGGTGGTACAATATTTCCACTTGTGATGGGGATAGTATCCGATATAATGTTAGCCCAGATTGGTGCAGTTTTAGTTATGACCATTGGAGTTGCTTATCTTTTATTATTAACAAGAAACATTAAATTTTAG